One stretch of Deinobacterium chartae DNA includes these proteins:
- a CDS encoding S1C family serine protease, with amino-acid sequence MKRTVAVVSILLGMVLGATLLRDNVPVGSAQNTLLPVPEESAQTPLNERNARLENERNTIDIVRNYQDGVIFINTATQVRTLDPFGSFFGNSQGEQVQRGQGSGFFINDAGLALTNYHVVEGADEITVKLHRSEREFKARVIGTAPDYDLALIRVENVPKNLYTAMRLGDSSRIEPGQKAVAMGAPFGLDFSVTEGIVSAIERVIGIGVRNVPQKAIQTDAAINPGNSGGPLLNSSGEVIGVNTQILSPSGSITGVGQSAGVGFAIPINVVKNLLPRLERGETVTGPQIGVSLFTYPLSIFSDTARRQYRLPTEGALILEVQPNSPAARAGLRGGSDRIRTQLGTLALGGDVIVAIGGERVQSPADVSRLLFDKQPGSQVRIDIVRNGQRQTVTVTIPR; translated from the coding sequence ATGAAACGCACTGTTGCCGTCGTCTCCATCCTGCTGGGCATGGTCCTCGGGGCCACGCTGCTGCGTGATAACGTCCCTGTCGGAAGCGCCCAGAACACCTTGCTCCCCGTCCCCGAAGAAAGCGCCCAGACCCCCCTGAACGAGCGCAACGCCCGCCTGGAGAACGAGCGCAACACCATAGACATCGTCCGCAACTACCAAGACGGCGTGATCTTCATCAATACCGCCACCCAGGTGCGCACCCTGGATCCCTTCGGCTCGTTCTTCGGCAACAGCCAGGGCGAACAGGTCCAGCGCGGCCAGGGCTCGGGCTTTTTCATCAACGACGCGGGCCTGGCCCTCACCAACTACCACGTGGTCGAAGGGGCCGACGAGATCACCGTCAAGCTGCACCGCTCCGAACGCGAGTTCAAGGCCCGGGTGATCGGCACGGCACCCGACTACGACCTGGCGCTGATCCGGGTCGAGAACGTTCCCAAGAACCTGTACACGGCCATGCGCCTGGGCGACTCCTCGCGCATCGAACCCGGCCAGAAGGCGGTTGCCATGGGCGCTCCGTTCGGCCTGGACTTCAGCGTGACCGAGGGCATCGTCTCGGCCATCGAGCGCGTGATCGGCATCGGCGTGCGCAACGTGCCGCAGAAGGCCATCCAGACCGACGCGGCCATCAACCCGGGCAACTCGGGCGGGCCGCTGCTCAACTCGTCCGGCGAGGTCATCGGGGTCAACACCCAGATCCTCTCGCCCTCGGGCAGCATCACCGGTGTCGGCCAGTCGGCGGGCGTCGGTTTCGCGATTCCCATCAACGTCGTCAAGAACCTGCTGCCCCGCCTGGAACGGGGTGAAACCGTCACCGGTCCGCAGATCGGCGTGAGCCTGTTCACCTACCCGCTCTCGATCTTCTCGGACACCGCCCGCCGACAGTACCGCCTGCCCACCGAGGGCGCGCTGATCCTCGAGGTGCAGCCCAACAGCCCGGCCGCGCGCGCGGGCCTGCGCGGCGGCAGCGACCGCATCCGCACCCAACTCGGCACCCTGGCCCTGGGCGGCGACGTGATCGTGGCCATCGGCGGCGAACGGGTGCAGTCGCCCGCCGACGTCAGCCGCCTGCTGTTTGACAAGCAGCCCGGCTCACAGGTACGCATCGACATCGTGCGCAACGGCCAGCGCCAGACGGTCACCGTCACCATTCCCAGGTAA
- a CDS encoding CBS domain-containing protein — MRVIVAHENIDLDGLGSLALARRLHPGARAVVHGPIEGQSRAAYSLYKGALELLTPDDLPNEDIEELIVVDTHDFSRLGPFQAAAQRGPTVVYDHHPRSAAAPAGHYRDTGSCVTLLAAELSRSGLEPTRDEATLALAGLQADTNFLRSAHTVRLDFEMAGWLARHADLETLRGLVSEPLSEEALRALAELIGAPHWRDLGRFRVIVQELEGYGRLPGAVLAARLLSLTGADAVILLLPHEGQTDAVGRAAPGGPDLGRLMRELDGGGHAQAASARSALSPRDLEARLLRSSVWNQRGETVAERMTRDVRGLQVTLSVGEAALELARLGHSGAPVVEGEQLVGVVSRRDLERALRHGLTHTPLASVMTRDVLTVCPDDPLEHAADLIKRRSVGRLPVLEAGRVVGILTRSDLLGPPAPPQGLEERILENLRPTDRAVLARLRDLAPPGAQLSLVGGAVRDALLGRAPADLDVVVSGADVFRITERAASGGLNFVVHPRYNNATLKLEEGATLDLVQARDEYYEAPGVPPTVVPGNLLQDLSRRDFSVNALALQIAPQERFVDAFGGLEDLEAGVLRVLHPLSFLEDPSRIVRGARLAARLAFRLHEAARESIAAALAGAAAAQVRLRSELDLIFGEPFPGAVMETLQRWGAAALYGPNDSLAALHRADAAKAAGEEVQGEVYRALWLHGVRGDRAEYARHWQFPRRTLELSYARLPENLTEEAWRLSDLEVRFLSLLHPQRAAELEVARNLQPRRVRGQDVLDLGVSPGPEVGQALEYLNGLRRAGRVRSFDDEMQALRAYLNRTPGAGG, encoded by the coding sequence ATGCGAGTGATCGTGGCGCACGAGAACATCGACCTCGACGGTCTGGGCAGCCTGGCACTGGCCCGGCGGCTGCATCCGGGGGCCCGCGCGGTCGTGCACGGCCCTATCGAAGGGCAGTCCCGCGCCGCCTACTCGCTTTACAAAGGTGCTCTGGAACTGCTGACCCCCGACGACCTGCCCAACGAGGACATCGAAGAACTGATCGTCGTGGACACGCACGACTTTTCCCGGCTGGGTCCCTTTCAGGCTGCGGCTCAGCGCGGTCCGACCGTGGTGTACGACCATCATCCCCGCAGCGCGGCCGCCCCGGCCGGGCACTACCGCGACACCGGCTCCTGCGTGACGCTGCTGGCCGCCGAGCTCTCACGCAGCGGCCTCGAGCCGACCCGCGACGAGGCGACCCTGGCGCTGGCCGGCCTGCAGGCCGACACCAACTTTTTGCGCAGCGCCCACACGGTCCGGCTGGACTTCGAGATGGCCGGCTGGCTGGCGCGCCACGCCGACTTGGAAACGCTGCGCGGCCTGGTCTCCGAGCCGCTGAGCGAAGAAGCGCTGCGCGCGCTGGCCGAGCTGATCGGGGCACCGCACTGGCGCGACCTGGGACGTTTCCGGGTGATCGTGCAGGAACTGGAGGGATACGGTCGGCTGCCCGGCGCGGTACTGGCCGCCCGACTGCTGAGCCTGACCGGGGCAGACGCGGTGATTTTGCTGCTGCCGCACGAAGGCCAGACCGACGCGGTCGGACGTGCCGCTCCCGGCGGGCCCGACCTGGGCCGCCTGATGCGCGAGTTGGACGGCGGCGGACACGCGCAGGCCGCCTCGGCCCGCAGCGCGCTCTCCCCGCGCGACCTCGAGGCGAGGCTGCTGCGCTCGTCCGTGTGGAACCAGCGCGGCGAGACGGTCGCCGAGCGCATGACCCGCGACGTGCGCGGCCTGCAGGTCACGCTCAGCGTGGGCGAGGCGGCCCTGGAACTCGCCCGGCTGGGCCACAGCGGCGCTCCGGTCGTAGAAGGCGAGCAACTGGTGGGCGTGGTGTCGCGCCGCGACCTCGAACGAGCCCTGCGGCACGGCCTTACACACACGCCGCTGGCTTCGGTGATGACCCGCGACGTCCTGACCGTCTGCCCCGACGATCCCCTCGAGCACGCCGCCGACCTGATCAAACGCCGCTCGGTCGGACGGCTGCCCGTCCTCGAGGCGGGGCGGGTGGTCGGCATCCTGACCCGCTCGGACCTCCTGGGCCCACCCGCCCCCCCGCAGGGCCTCGAGGAGCGCATTCTGGAGAACCTGCGCCCCACCGACCGCGCAGTGCTCGCGCGCCTGCGCGACCTCGCGCCGCCCGGAGCGCAGCTCTCGCTGGTCGGCGGTGCGGTGCGCGACGCGCTGCTGGGCCGCGCGCCCGCCGACCTCGACGTGGTGGTCAGCGGGGCAGACGTATTTCGCATCACCGAGCGCGCCGCGAGCGGCGGACTGAACTTTGTGGTGCACCCGCGCTACAACAACGCCACCCTCAAGCTCGAGGAGGGAGCCACGCTCGACCTGGTGCAGGCCCGCGACGAGTACTACGAGGCCCCCGGCGTTCCGCCCACGGTTGTGCCCGGCAACCTGCTGCAGGATCTGTCGCGCCGCGACTTCAGCGTGAACGCGCTCGCGCTGCAGATCGCTCCGCAAGAGCGCTTTGTGGACGCCTTCGGCGGCCTCGAGGACCTCGAGGCCGGGGTGCTGCGCGTACTGCACCCGCTGTCGTTCCTCGAGGATCCCAGCCGCATCGTGCGCGGCGCACGGCTGGCCGCGCGGCTGGCCTTCCGGCTGCACGAGGCCGCCCGCGAGTCGATCGCGGCCGCACTGGCCGGAGCGGCAGCTGCCCAGGTGCGCCTGCGCAGCGAACTCGACCTGATCTTCGGCGAGCCGTTTCCCGGAGCGGTGATGGAGACCCTGCAGCGCTGGGGGGCAGCGGCACTCTACGGCCCGAACGACAGCCTCGCGGCCCTGCACCGCGCCGACGCGGCCAAGGCGGCCGGCGAGGAGGTCCAGGGCGAGGTGTACCGCGCGCTGTGGCTGCACGGCGTGCGCGGCGACCGCGCCGAGTACGCCCGCCACTGGCAGTTTCCGCGCCGCACCCTGGAACTGTCCTACGCCCGCCTGCCCGAGAACCTGACCGAAGAGGCATGGCGACTGAGCGATCTCGAGGTGCGTTTCCTGAGCCTGCTGCACCCCCAGCGCGCAGCCGAACTCGAGGTGGCGCGCAACCTGCAGCCGCGTCGGGTGCGCGGCCAGGACGTGTTAGATTTAGGTGTTTCACCCGGTCCCGAAGTCGGTCAGGCGCTGGAATACTTGAACGGGCTGCGCCGCGCCGGGCGGGTGCGCTCTTTTGACGACGAAATGCAAGCACTCCGCGCGTACCTTAACCGGACGCCGGGCGCGGGAGGTTGA
- the trhA gene encoding PAQR family membrane homeostasis protein TrhA has translation MKTLWNALREPINSLTHWFGALAALILMGVLVYAAVQAQVQAWPFVVFGVSMCLLYVASASYHSFRVSDRALLWLRKLDHSAIFLLIAGSYTPVLIFAVKGGWQVGMLCAVWGIALAGIILKLVTMRLPRWISTVLYLAMGWMAVLILPQLLATLSVGALTWLLVGGLLYTAGAVIYATKRGNFFPGVFGFHELWHVFVLGGSGAHFAMMLNLLPRAH, from the coding sequence ATGAAAACCCTCTGGAATGCCCTGCGCGAGCCGATAAACAGCCTGACCCACTGGTTCGGCGCGCTGGCCGCCCTGATTTTGATGGGCGTGCTGGTATACGCCGCCGTGCAGGCGCAGGTCCAGGCCTGGCCCTTCGTGGTGTTCGGCGTCAGCATGTGCCTGCTGTACGTCGCCTCGGCCTCCTATCACTCGTTCCGCGTGTCCGATCGCGCGCTGCTGTGGCTGCGCAAACTCGATCACAGCGCCATTTTCCTGCTGATCGCGGGCAGCTACACCCCGGTTCTGATCTTCGCCGTCAAGGGCGGATGGCAAGTCGGCATGCTGTGCGCCGTGTGGGGGATCGCGCTGGCGGGCATCATCTTGAAACTGGTAACCATGCGCCTGCCGCGCTGGATCTCCACCGTGCTGTACCTGGCGATGGGCTGGATGGCCGTCTTGATCCTGCCGCAACTGCTCGCTACCCTCAGCGTCGGCGCGCTGACCTGGCTGCTGGTGGGGGGATTGCTGTACACCGCCGGAGCCGTAATCTACGCCACCAAGCGCGGCAATTTCTTTCCGGGCGTGTTCGGGTTTCACGAGCTGTGGCACGTCTTCGTGCTGGGCGGCAGCGGCGCTCACTTCGCCATGATGCTCAACCTGCTGCCCCGGGCGCACTGA
- a CDS encoding cobalamin B12-binding domain-containing protein produces the protein MSQTNDRKIRVLIAKPGLDGHDRGAKVVARALRDAGMEVIYTGLRQTAEMIVNTALQEDVDAIGLSVLSGAHMHYFREVRALLEQRGAEDIILFGGGIIPDEDLPRLEELGVGKLFTPGANTQDPVEWLREVVPQRWEKQAQELG, from the coding sequence ATGAGCCAAACGAATGATCGTAAGATTCGTGTGCTGATCGCCAAGCCGGGCTTAGACGGCCACGACCGGGGGGCCAAGGTGGTCGCCCGGGCCCTGCGCGACGCGGGCATGGAAGTGATTTACACCGGTCTGCGCCAGACCGCCGAAATGATCGTGAACACCGCGCTGCAAGAGGACGTGGACGCCATCGGGCTCTCGGTGCTCTCGGGAGCTCACATGCACTACTTCCGCGAGGTGCGGGCCCTGCTCGAGCAACGCGGCGCCGAAGACATCATCTTGTTCGGCGGCGGCATCATTCCCGACGAGGATCTGCCGCGCCTCGAGGAGCTCGGGGTGGGCAAGCTGTTCACGCCCGGGGCAAACACCCAAGACCCGGTGGAGTGGCTGCGCGAGGTGGTGCCGCAGCGCTGGGAGAAACAGGCACAGGAACTCGGCTGA
- a CDS encoding site-2 protease family protein — MFGPLGLLFSGNTGFDPVSFLIVVTAVLFGLVLHNVVQARLAARYGDSSPALAGFASTEPRVHFDLLSLLFFLLLGLALPRPIPLNARRIPGRGGLEAWIWMSGVLTLIAWAFVLMLILAIQREFLPQLNIITAGLSTSVSLVLIHAAVFIFPLPPLDGARALAAAGSYRVREALNRLSAGGPLVVLIFFLVLSFLGVFSFIANLFYIPLNFIIQLLPF, encoded by the coding sequence ATGTTCGGTCCCTTGGGTCTTCTGTTCAGCGGCAACACCGGTTTCGATCCGGTATCTTTCCTGATCGTGGTCACCGCCGTGCTGTTCGGCCTGGTGCTGCACAACGTGGTGCAAGCCCGCCTGGCCGCCCGCTACGGCGACAGCAGCCCGGCCTTGGCTGGTTTCGCCTCGACCGAGCCGCGCGTTCACTTCGATCTGCTGTCGCTGCTGTTTTTCCTGCTGCTGGGTCTGGCGCTGCCGCGCCCGATCCCGCTGAATGCACGCCGCATTCCCGGACGCGGCGGCCTCGAGGCCTGGATCTGGATGAGCGGCGTGCTCACCCTGATCGCCTGGGCTTTCGTGCTGATGCTGATCCTGGCCATCCAGCGCGAGTTCCTGCCGCAGCTCAACATCATCACCGCAGGCCTGAGCACCTCGGTCAGCCTGGTGCTGATTCACGCCGCCGTGTTCATCTTCCCGCTGCCGCCGCTTGATGGAGCACGCGCCCTGGCCGCCGCCGGGTCCTACCGGGTGCGCGAGGCCTTGAACCGCCTGTCGGCCGGTGGACCGCTGGTGGTGCTGATCTTCTTTCTGGTGCTGTCGTTCCTGGGAGTCTTCAGCTTTATCGCCAACCTGTTCTATATTCCGCTGAACTTCATCATTCAGCTGTTGCCCTTCTGA
- the trpS gene encoding tryptophan--tRNA ligase: MTRAFSGIQPTGDIHIGNYFGAMQNYVKLGRQLGKQAIFCIVDYHAITIPHEPEALRRRSFEAALVNMAVGLDPEQVTLFVQSAVPEHTELAWIFMTQTPLGDLERMTQFKDKAKQHSVLSGLLTYPVLMAADILAYKADTIPVGEDQVQHIELTREIARRFNGRFGEIFPEPRAVHAKDALRVPGVDGQGKMSKSKGNTLGILEEVGEIWSKLRVAPTDPARLRRTDPGDPHRCLIFDYHRLFSDPALTAMVETECARAGIGCVDCKKFLMRGVERTLVPIQDRAAELRRQPDAVLTALETGAREARALARQTLEETREAIGLLRTVALD, from the coding sequence ATGACCCGCGCGTTCTCCGGCATTCAGCCCACCGGTGACATTCACATCGGTAACTACTTCGGGGCGATGCAGAACTACGTCAAGCTCGGCAGGCAACTGGGCAAGCAGGCGATCTTCTGCATCGTGGACTACCACGCCATCACCATCCCGCACGAGCCCGAAGCGCTGCGCCGCCGCAGCTTCGAGGCTGCCCTGGTCAATATGGCAGTGGGGCTCGACCCCGAGCAGGTCACGCTGTTCGTACAGAGTGCGGTGCCCGAGCACACCGAACTGGCCTGGATCTTCATGACCCAGACCCCGCTGGGCGACCTCGAGCGGATGACCCAGTTCAAGGACAAGGCCAAGCAGCACTCGGTGCTGAGCGGCCTGCTGACCTACCCGGTGCTGATGGCTGCCGACATCCTGGCCTACAAGGCCGACACCATCCCGGTCGGCGAGGATCAGGTTCAGCACATCGAGCTGACCCGCGAGATTGCCCGGCGCTTCAACGGCCGCTTCGGCGAGATTTTTCCCGAGCCCAGGGCGGTGCACGCCAAGGACGCGCTGCGCGTACCCGGGGTGGACGGCCAGGGCAAGATGAGCAAGTCCAAGGGAAATACGCTGGGCATCCTCGAGGAGGTGGGGGAGATCTGGTCCAAGCTGCGCGTGGCCCCGACCGACCCGGCCCGCCTGCGCCGCACCGATCCGGGCGACCCGCACCGCTGCTTGATCTTCGATTACCACCGGCTGTTCTCGGACCCGGCGCTGACCGCCATGGTCGAAACCGAGTGCGCGCGGGCCGGGATCGGCTGCGTGGACTGCAAGAAATTCCTGATGCGCGGCGTGGAGCGCACGCTGGTTCCCATTCAGGACCGGGCCGCCGAGCTGCGCCGTCAGCCGGATGCCGTGCTCACGGCCCTCGAGACCGGTGCGCGTGAGGCCCGCGCCCTGGCCAGGCAGACCCTCGAGGAAACCCGCGAGGCCATCGGGCTGCTGCGCACCGTGGCCCTCGACTGA
- a CDS encoding site-2 protease family protein, whose product MLGLFQQDPTVAVIVAGIILLSLTLHELGHAWAAEWSGDPTPRLQGRLSPNPLVHLDLFGTLLILLIGFGYARPVQTNPSRYRFRLGELFVSSAGVLVNLALAILALLALRFLNVSDPAVVTVLSLTAYFNVVLAVFNALPVPPLDGAHILAAILPRPLSDSLRRAMLSPIVLILPLLLIFALRAPLGNLILTVFQGLQTVVGLR is encoded by the coding sequence ATGCTGGGCCTCTTTCAGCAAGATCCCACCGTCGCCGTCATCGTCGCGGGGATCATCTTGCTCTCGCTGACCCTGCACGAGCTGGGCCACGCCTGGGCTGCCGAGTGGTCCGGAGATCCCACCCCGCGCCTGCAGGGTCGGCTCTCGCCCAACCCGCTCGTTCACCTGGACCTGTTCGGCACCCTCTTGATCCTGCTGATCGGCTTCGGCTACGCCCGCCCGGTGCAGACCAACCCCTCGAGGTACCGCTTCCGGCTGGGCGAGCTGTTCGTGTCCTCGGCGGGCGTGCTGGTCAACCTCGCCCTGGCGATCCTGGCGCTGCTGGCCCTGCGTTTCCTAAACGTGAGCGATCCGGCGGTTGTCACCGTTCTCAGCCTCACCGCCTACTTCAACGTGGTGCTGGCCGTATTCAACGCCCTGCCGGTTCCGCCGCTCGACGGGGCCCACATCCTGGCCGCGATCCTGCCGCGCCCGCTGTCGGACAGCCTGCGCCGTGCCATGCTGAGCCCCATCGTCCTGATCTTGCCGCTGCTGCTGATCTTCGCGCTGCGCGCACCGCTGGGCAACCTGATCCTGACCGTCTTTCAGGGCCTGCAGACCGTGGTCGGCCTGCGCTGA
- a CDS encoding HD domain-containing protein, with protein sequence MDPFSVTDRERTRLAEDLLDLLAREGVPPGAASALHTRLEAAYREPGRAYHTLGHLRDLLRFVDERAARATDPDLLRLAAWFHDAVYDPRRNDNELKSAELARSELLLAGLSRGRAERVAGLVLATRDHRAEDADAGLLLDADLAVLAAPRALYEAYARAVRREYGFVPAPLFRRGRRKILEGLLARPRIYHIVPELEEPARANLTRELAALR encoded by the coding sequence GTGGACCCCTTCTCGGTGACCGACCGCGAACGCACCCGGCTGGCAGAGGACCTGCTGGACCTGCTGGCCCGCGAGGGTGTGCCGCCCGGAGCGGCCTCGGCGCTGCACACGCGCCTCGAGGCGGCTTATCGCGAGCCGGGGCGGGCCTACCACACCCTGGGCCACCTGCGCGACCTGCTGCGCTTCGTAGACGAGCGCGCAGCGCGGGCGACGGACCCGGACCTGCTGCGGCTGGCGGCGTGGTTTCACGATGCGGTGTACGACCCGCGCCGGAACGACAACGAGCTGAAAAGTGCAGAACTCGCGCGCAGCGAACTGCTGCTGGCCGGGCTGTCGCGCGGCCGGGCCGAGCGGGTGGCGGGTCTGGTGCTCGCCACCCGTGACCACCGCGCCGAGGATGCCGACGCGGGATTGCTGCTCGACGCTGATTTGGCCGTACTCGCAGCTCCTCGCGCGCTTTACGAGGCGTATGCCCGCGCGGTGCGCCGCGAATACGGTTTCGTGCCCGCCCCCCTGTTCCGCCGGGGCCGCCGCAAGATCCTCGAGGGTCTGCTGGCGAGGCCACGCATTTATCACATCGTTCCGGAGCTCGAGGAGCCCGCACGCGCCAATCTGACGCGAGAACTGGCTGCCTTGCGCTAG
- a CDS encoding bifunctional enoyl-CoA hydratase/phosphate acetyltransferase — MESIDFRTIETPRDMRSVVALAKLIAQIKGPKRVAVAAAADPHVLEAVHEARLEGMIHPVLFGDPQRIAEVAAELGIDAHRLEVVAARDNAEAAELAVKAVSSGQADVLMKGLLDTAVILRAVLNKEWGLRTGKQLSHVLVFDVPQAGFGRLFFMSDGAMNIEPDLKAKIAIVENAVTVAHALGIEKPKVAMLAAVEVVNPDMSTAVDDAIISKMGDRGQIKGAVIDGPLALDNAVSEEAARIKRITSPVAGQADVLVVDDIDVGNVFYKTLVYFARAHVAGVIMGAKVPFVLTSRADSEEAKFNSLALACVLAERLPYLA; from the coding sequence ATGGAGAGCATCGACTTCCGCACCATCGAGACCCCGCGCGACATGCGCTCGGTCGTCGCGCTGGCCAAGCTGATCGCACAGATCAAGGGGCCCAAGCGCGTCGCCGTTGCCGCCGCCGCAGACCCGCACGTCCTCGAGGCGGTGCATGAGGCCCGCCTCGAGGGGATGATTCACCCGGTTCTGTTCGGCGACCCGCAGCGGATCGCGGAAGTCGCGGCCGAACTGGGCATCGACGCACACCGCCTCGAGGTGGTGGCGGCGCGCGACAACGCCGAGGCGGCCGAGCTGGCGGTCAAGGCGGTAAGCAGCGGCCAGGCCGACGTGCTGATGAAAGGTCTGCTGGACACCGCCGTGATCTTGCGGGCGGTGCTCAACAAGGAATGGGGCCTGCGCACCGGCAAGCAGCTGTCGCACGTGCTGGTCTTCGATGTGCCGCAGGCCGGGTTCGGGCGGCTGTTTTTCATGTCCGACGGGGCCATGAACATCGAGCCGGACCTCAAGGCCAAGATCGCCATCGTGGAAAACGCGGTGACCGTAGCGCACGCGCTGGGCATCGAGAAGCCCAAGGTGGCGATGCTCGCGGCGGTGGAGGTCGTGAACCCCGACATGAGCACGGCGGTGGACGACGCGATCATCTCCAAGATGGGCGACCGCGGTCAGATCAAGGGAGCGGTGATCGACGGACCGCTGGCGCTGGACAACGCCGTGTCCGAGGAGGCCGCGCGCATCAAGCGCATCACCTCGCCGGTGGCCGGTCAGGCGGACGTGCTGGTTGTAGACGACATCGACGTGGGCAACGTGTTCTACAAGACGCTGGTGTACTTTGCCCGCGCCCACGTCGCGGGCGTGATCATGGGGGCCAAGGTGCCGTTCGTGCTGACCAGCCGCGCCGACTCGGAAGAGGCCAAGTTCAACTCTCTGGCGCTGGCCTGCGTGCTGGCCGAGCGCTTGCCTTACCTCGCGTGA
- the buk gene encoding butyrate kinase, translated as MIAYVINPGSTSTKLALARISPSPNPDLPGNIQVALERREVFHPDLVGDLHEQFARIHAELMQGLEGWPAPDAVAGRGGLIGPASAGTYVVTDELAQFALASPYGQHASNMGAALALEVATRYGVPAFIVDPPTVDELLPEARVSGFPGIERRSRFHALNTRAVGRRAAYEVGKRFSEAVVVVAHLGGGNSVTTFLNGRAVDTTGALLDEGPFSPQRAGTLPTSGLLDLAYRFPRPELERLLTQEGGFRGLLGTADLRELERRERDEATVRAIVEAYIHQVVKAVGAYSVVAGRPDAIALTGGAARWPSLIDRIESRLAWIAPVVTYPGELELEALAEGVGRVLLGHEQARNWVRPGA; from the coding sequence ATGATCGCCTACGTCATCAATCCGGGCTCGACCAGCACCAAGCTGGCTCTTGCCCGTATCTCGCCCAGCCCCAACCCCGATCTGCCCGGAAACATCCAGGTCGCCCTCGAGCGCCGTGAGGTCTTTCATCCGGATCTGGTCGGCGACTTGCACGAACAGTTTGCGCGCATTCACGCCGAACTGATGCAGGGCCTGGAGGGCTGGCCTGCTCCGGACGCGGTGGCAGGACGCGGCGGGCTGATCGGGCCGGCCAGCGCAGGCACCTACGTGGTCACCGACGAACTGGCGCAGTTCGCACTGGCTTCTCCCTACGGGCAGCACGCCTCGAACATGGGGGCCGCGCTGGCCCTCGAGGTCGCCACGCGCTACGGGGTGCCGGCCTTTATTGTGGATCCTCCCACCGTGGACGAACTGCTGCCCGAGGCGCGGGTGAGCGGCTTCCCGGGCATCGAGCGGCGCAGCCGCTTTCATGCGCTCAACACCCGTGCGGTCGGGCGGCGCGCGGCCTACGAGGTCGGCAAGCGTTTCAGCGAGGCGGTGGTGGTGGTCGCCCACCTGGGCGGCGGAAATTCGGTCACCACCTTCCTCAACGGGCGTGCGGTGGACACCACCGGAGCCCTGCTCGACGAGGGCCCGTTCAGCCCTCAGCGCGCGGGTACCCTGCCCACCAGCGGCCTGCTCGACCTCGCCTACCGTTTCCCCCGTCCCGAACTCGAGCGCCTGCTGACCCAGGAGGGCGGTTTCCGCGGCCTGCTGGGAACCGCCGACTTGCGCGAACTCGAGCGCCGCGAGCGCGACGAGGCCACGGTGCGCGCCATCGTAGAGGCCTACATTCACCAGGTGGTCAAGGCGGTCGGGGCCTACAGCGTGGTGGCAGGACGACCGGACGCGATCGCCCTGACCGGCGGCGCCGCGCGCTGGCCCAGCCTGATCGACCGCATCGAGAGCCGCCTCGCCTGGATCGCTCCGGTCGTGACCTACCCGGGCGAACTCGAACTCGAAGCACTGGCCGAAGGCGTGGGCCGGGTGCTGCTGGGCCACGAGCAGGCGCGCAACTGGGTGCGTCCCGGCGCCTAG
- a CDS encoding segregation/condensation protein A yields MTATVTAPLRLELPHFSGTLAEVAAALRSGTLLPSEVPLLELTRRALERYRALEGIEGADLASEALPQLAAVIALKARLLLPPEPQPDPADPEDPFEDPLDEVAQSVQALADLEAVVSFLQTRRAGRGSVIPARPAALSYPRKERPHGQKGLAKLVQAARSAVREVTLAMVARDRLTLPQAREALLAFASRLRVFLFGAVHADGWGERCVYFAALLESVRLGEVEAEQHEAYGPLEVRALRLPEVFDESAD; encoded by the coding sequence TTGACCGCCACCGTCACCGCACCGTTGCGCCTCGAGCTGCCGCACTTCAGCGGCACGCTCGCCGAGGTGGCCGCCGCGCTGCGCAGCGGCACGCTGCTGCCCAGCGAGGTTCCGCTGCTCGAACTCACCCGGCGCGCCCTCGAGCGCTACCGCGCCCTCGAGGGCATCGAGGGCGCGGACCTTGCCAGCGAGGCGCTGCCGCAACTGGCGGCGGTGATCGCCCTCAAGGCCCGGCTGCTGCTGCCGCCCGAACCGCAGCCGGACCCTGCCGATCCCGAAGATCCTTTCGAGGACCCGCTCGACGAGGTGGCCCAGAGCGTGCAGGCCCTGGCCGACCTCGAGGCGGTGGTCAGTTTCCTGCAAACCCGCCGGGCCGGGCGCGGCAGCGTGATTCCCGCGCGTCCGGCTGCGCTCAGCTACCCGCGCAAGGAGCGCCCGCACGGGCAAAAAGGGCTGGCCAAGCTGGTGCAGGCCGCGCGCTCGGCGGTGCGCGAGGTGACCCTGGCGATGGTCGCCCGCGACCGCCTGACCCTGCCGCAGGCGCGCGAGGCCCTGCTGGCTTTCGCCTCGAGGCTGCGGGTTTTTCTGTTCGGCGCGGTGCACGCCGACGGCTGGGGCGAGCGCTGCGTGTACTTCGCGGCCCTGCTCGAGTCGGTGCGGCTGGGCGAAGTCGAGGCCGAGCAGCACGAGGCGTACGGACCCCTCGAGGTGAGGGCGCTGCGGCTTCCCGAGGTTTTCGACGAAAGCGCGGACTGA